The Penaeus vannamei isolate JL-2024 chromosome 4, ASM4276789v1, whole genome shotgun sequence genome segment ACAGGGTCGTGGAGAATCAGCTTGCTGTTCAAGAAAGGTTGCTCGAGATGCATCAAGCAATTGCTCCCCATCTGCAGAAGGTAAATTTTTAATGCTTgccaaaacaaataaagaaataaaagaaaatataagataaataatattactatatacatatatatatatatatatatatatatatatatatatatatatatatagagagagagagagagagagagagagagagagagagagagagatggattgttCCCCATCTGCAAAAAGTAAGATTTTCCAGCTaacattttttttacatgtatatatatatatatatatatatatatatatatatatatatatatatatatatatatatatatatatatattgttccccATCTCTATATACATCATTCCCTATTCGCAGAAAGTATGTTCTGTTAATAAGTCATAGTTAGTCACACTGATTGCATGTTGATAATTCCTTTGTATCTTTAAAAAATTATACATcagatatagtaaaaaaaaatcgtggaaTCGCCATACATCTGGCATCGCCATATTCCTGAGAAATATGCGCCCTTGTTTACTTATCTTTATAATGGTAAAATTAGCAAATATACTGCTACAACACTaacattatgatggtaatgataatgatgatattaacaataaaatgaatgaaaataatgactatagCACTGATATAATAGTAACTCATAATAGCActgctgatgatattaataccatACGGAAATCATAATTCATCAATAATTTATCATCGCGATCATTATCTACAGGGTATAGAAGATAAATACTAAGCAAAATGTGTTGCAAAGACTGTGAATTCATTCTATATTTTCCTGTCTCTGCAACCAGGAAAAAGAGATGGCCAGTGGAAGTAAAGAACAAaattgaactatatatatatatatatagtttttcctACAGGAAACGTGGACTAGTGCTGTGTTTGATGTATTTTGTCGGATTTATTTCAAATAATACGTATTTTGGTTTTGTTATCGATGGTGAACTTGTGGAAATCACGACAAGAATTTTGCTGTTTACATCCTAGCATTCTAGTTCTCGAAGTTTCCATTTAACTGAACTCGGACTGATCTCGGGATGGAACTAAAGCATTTCCGTTCAGTTTTGGTAATCTTTACGTGTTTCTCAGTCGTGagtttttataaatttatatccaCCGAAAAAGGCTATTATCACAGACCTATCACGTCCTTTGCAACAAGTGCGAAGATTTCAGACGTTGGCGTGTGCCGCTCACTATTCACCATTAATGGCGTTCCTACCAAGAACGTTTTCAGCCTTTTTGAAACCAGAGAGAACGGCGTCCTTGTGAACGAGAGCGGTTTCCATGTGAATCCCGGGACAAAACCCAGGGCTGCCGTGACCTATGGCGAGAAAGAGATCGCTGCTGCTGCCAGGGAGGTTCGGCAGCTGGTGCACAAGAGGGCGTCCTCCTCAGGGCCTGACACGGACGACTATGGCGTCCTCGGCGCCCTTCTGCCCAGACTCGTGTCCTTCGCGCAccccgaaggagaggaggaagcccCGGCCGGGACGAAGCAGGCTCAGGCGCGGCCGCACGTCCGAGGGAGGAGCAGAATCGACGCCGGTGGAGGCGTGTTGCCCTTCGTGCCGTGCGTCATCGCGCCCTACGACCAGCCGGCCTCCTTCGCCGCCTGCGTCAGGAGGAGGCTAACCAAGAGGAATTCCTTAAGGATTAGCTTTATCGGCGACTCAAAAGTGAGGAATATATTCATAGAATTTCTGAATCGCACAGACAAGGCGCTGAACTATCGGATTAGATTTGAGGTAAGTCTCATTTCGCGAATACTGGAAGAACTATCCTATTACTCAACAATTTTAATTCATGCACTCAAATGCAGATTTTATATTACCctgatcatataatatatatatatatatatatatatatatatatatatatgtatatgtatgtatgtatatatatacacacaagggtTCTAAGCCTTTGATTCTGGGATCACAAAGCACCCCCTGCAGTGTTTCAAAATTCcgcgtttcttttttctgtagaTTGGTGTTTATCTTGTCCAAAGCTTTATCTCTTTGTGCATTACCActgaaaacaaaggaaatgatGACAGCTTTCTTTCACAGCCAACCTTCGACAACAAGACGCTGAATTTTGGAGAAACACTGAAACACTTTTTGAAGCTTCGTCGCCGAGATATGATTGCTACTTCTGATGCCGCCCCTGGCCTGATCGTCACTATGAGGTTTGTTCATTTTAACTTATTTTCACCTACTATCGCTCGcagtcacatgcacacatatgcatccaCACACTGGGACACGTCGCGTTTTTATACCATTCTAATTGAAGTAGTGTTTCcttttatacacacaaacgcaagtaCTTATACAAACgccaacttacacacacatgctcatatatacgagcgcacatacacacacaccacctacatttccttattttttcgaatTTTGAGAAGTGAACACCTTTCTGAATCCTTCTTTTCCGACAGCTTCAGGACCTTCTCGGGGATCCCGCGCCCCACCGCCATCGCAGCCATGAGGGAGGTGTCCCAGCTCCGTCGGTGGGCTCGAGGCGAGGAACCGGCGCCGCAGCTGCTGGTCCTCGGTGAGATAATTCGCGTGCTttcgttcatttctctctctgtccggtttagctatcgctttctctctcgctattccctttctctctcattctgtccgtctgcctctctcctcgtatgttttcgttcgttcttcttctctcctctctcgctgtctctgtttttctcttttctttcgctctcgctttccTGCTGCTTTTCTCCTCC includes the following:
- the LOC138861477 gene encoding uncharacterized protein; protein product: MELKHFRSVLVIFTCFSVVSFYKFISTEKGYYHRPITSFATSAKISDVGVCRSLFTINGVPTKNVFSLFETRENGVLVNESGFHVNPGTKPRAAVTYGEKEIAAAAREVRQLVHKRASSSGPDTDDYGVLGALLPRLVSFAHPEGEEEAPAGTKQAQARPHVRGRSRIDAGGGVLPFVPCVIAPYDQPASFAACVRRRLTKRNSLRISFIGDSKVRNIFIEFLNRTDKALNYRIRFEPTFDNKTLNFGETLKHFLKLRRRDMIATSDAAPGLIVTMSFRTFSGIPRPTAIAAMREVSQLRRWARGEEPAPQLLVLGYTSWAIHQHRVVENQLAVQERLLEMHQAIAPHLQKLSEFTRVLVLPQSRVRPHGQTIMIQRADISNSNFDWSEKMFLQMLQRYNSRIGSREELVNGISAAKGEPPRDDHAPDEGTNRLSGSPQDQLIPGTTASGPWWWDSSLPINLAEIEECNELHRRGLTGDEAYTGPPLQCVDQHHAGAGTSTDLVTMLLNLLCNSFLEVNEDVCCK